The Ischnura elegans chromosome 9, ioIscEleg1.1, whole genome shotgun sequence genome includes the window CTTCGTATATTGAGCGTTTAGAActattttttgatgcaaacgaCATTAAGGACGAGAAAAAAGTGCCTACCTTGTTAACAGTAATTGGGCATAAAActtacaatttagtaaaaaatttgtGTGCACCAGATAAGCCGGCAACTAAGACATTTGAACAATTAGTGCAGCTAGTAACAACGCACTTAAGCCCAAAGCCATCATTTATTTCGGAGCGTTATAAGTTTAGTTTACGGAGCCAGCGGGAGCACGAGTCAATTTCCGATTATGTGGTACAGTTAAAGGAACTTTCAATGTTTTGTGAATTTAGAAATAATCTGTCGGATTATTTGAGAGATAGACTGGTCAGCGGTATCCGTAGTGACGCAATTAAGAGGCGGCTGCTGGGGGAAACAGACCTTACTTTTGAAAAGGCAGTAACGATAGCTACCAACATGGAGATGGCTGACCACGATGCAGCGACGTTGATGGCGCGAGGGAATCCACAAACAAGTCAACTTAACTACAACGCCAGGCGGAAGGGTTTGGCGACGACGTCGGCGGCTATGGGGACAACGCATCGCAGTGGCAGCTGTTCTCACGTGAACCGGCAACAACAACGTCCCACAAACCAaaggagggaggagagagtgTCTAGTGATGTAAAGTGTTATTGTTGTGGGAAGTCAGGCCATAGGGCCAATATGTGTAAATTCAAGTCATACAAGTGCTATAAGTGTGGCAAAGTAGGCCACTTGTCACAGGTTTGTCGAAGTCAAGATAG containing:
- the LOC124164975 gene encoding CCHC-type zinc finger nucleic acid binding protein-like, giving the protein MEMADHDAATLMARGNPQTSQLNYNARRKGLATTSAAMGTTHRSGSCSHVNRQQQRPTNQRREERVSSDVKCYCCGKSGHRANMCKFKSYKCYKCGKVGHLSQRTTPSSFKIQFKDQGSRSSRILLE